A stretch of Sphingomicrobium flavum DNA encodes these proteins:
- a CDS encoding CoA-acylating methylmalonate-semialdehyde dehydrogenase: MRSIDHFINGSHVGGSTRTHQVWNPSEGKQQAEVGLGDADLLARAVDAAKAAQPAWAATNPQKRARVFFKFKELVEAHMDELAELLSSEHGKVLADSAGDVQRGLDVIEFCCGIPHLLKGEYTQGAGPGIDVYSMRQPLGIGAGITPFNFPAMIPMWMFGPAIAVGNAFILKPSERDPSVPLRLAELMKEAGLPDGILNVVHGDKEMVDAIIAHPDIKGISFVGSSDIAQYIYSNGTANAKRVQAFGGAKNHGIVMPDADLDQVVNDLTGAAFGSAGERCMALPVVVPVGDDTAARLREKLVPAIEGLKVGVSTDPDAHYGPVVTAEHKAKVEGWIAKCADEGGELVIDGRGLTLQGTDGWFVGPTLFDHVKPHFESYKEEIFGPVLQMVRADSFEEAVRLPSEHQYGNGVAIFTRNGHAAREFAARVNVGMVGVNVPIPVPVSYHTFGGWKRSGFGDIDQHGPDGIRFWTKAKKITQRWPDGSAGGDNENAFVIPTMA; encoded by the coding sequence ATGCGCAGCATCGACCATTTCATCAACGGTAGCCATGTCGGCGGTTCGACCCGCACCCACCAGGTGTGGAACCCGTCCGAAGGCAAGCAGCAGGCCGAAGTCGGCCTTGGCGATGCCGACCTGCTCGCCCGCGCCGTCGATGCCGCCAAGGCCGCGCAGCCCGCATGGGCCGCGACCAACCCGCAAAAGCGCGCGCGCGTCTTCTTCAAGTTCAAGGAACTGGTCGAAGCGCATATGGACGAGCTCGCCGAACTGCTCAGCTCCGAACATGGCAAGGTGCTGGCCGACAGCGCGGGCGATGTGCAGCGCGGATTGGACGTCATCGAGTTCTGCTGCGGCATCCCGCATTTGCTGAAAGGCGAATATACGCAGGGCGCCGGCCCCGGCATCGATGTCTATTCCATGCGCCAGCCGCTCGGCATCGGCGCGGGCATCACGCCGTTCAACTTCCCCGCCATGATCCCGATGTGGATGTTCGGCCCCGCCATTGCGGTGGGCAATGCCTTCATCCTGAAACCCTCCGAACGCGATCCCAGCGTGCCGCTGCGGCTCGCCGAATTGATGAAGGAAGCGGGCTTGCCCGACGGCATCCTCAATGTCGTCCACGGCGACAAGGAAATGGTCGATGCCATCATCGCCCATCCCGATATCAAGGGCATCAGCTTCGTCGGTTCATCCGACATCGCCCAATATATTTATTCCAACGGCACCGCGAATGCGAAGCGCGTGCAGGCCTTTGGCGGGGCGAAGAATCACGGCATCGTCATGCCCGACGCCGATCTCGACCAGGTGGTCAACGACCTGACCGGCGCGGCCTTCGGTTCGGCGGGCGAACGCTGCATGGCGCTGCCGGTGGTCGTGCCCGTGGGCGACGATACCGCAGCGCGGCTGCGCGAAAAGCTGGTCCCGGCGATCGAGGGCCTCAAGGTCGGCGTGTCGACCGATCCCGACGCCCATTATGGCCCGGTGGTCACCGCCGAGCATAAGGCCAAGGTCGAAGGCTGGATCGCCAAATGCGCCGATGAAGGCGGCGAGCTCGTCATCGACGGTCGCGGCCTGACGCTGCAGGGCACCGATGGCTGGTTCGTCGGCCCGACCCTGTTCGACCATGTGAAGCCGCACTTCGAAAGCTACAAGGAAGAGATTTTCGGTCCTGTCCTGCAGATGGTCCGCGCCGACAGTTTCGAAGAAGCCGTGCGCCTGCCGAGCGAGCATCAGTACGGCAACGGCGTCGCCATCTTCACGCGCAACGGTCATGCCGCGCGCGAATTTGCTGCCCGCGTCAATGTCGGCATGGTCGGCGTCAACGTGCCGATCCCGGTGCCGGTCAGCTACCACACCTTCGGCGGCTGGAAGCGCAGCGGTTTCGGCGACATCGACCAGCACGGCCCCGACGGCATCCGCTTCTGGACCAAGGCCAAGAAGATCACCCAGCGCTGGCCCGATGGCAGCGCCGGCGGCGACAATGAAAACGCCTTCGTGATCCCGACGATGGCCTAG